GCAGCTGGTGGAGGAAGCCCGCGAGGACTTCGGTCCGCGGCCAGTTCTCGACCCAGTAGGTGGTGTGGCGGGCCGTGTCGGTGATGAGCCGGTCGGGCTCCTCGACCTGGACGACGGGGCCAGCGGCGGCGGGGTCGGCTTCGGCGCGGCCGGTGTCCGACCACTGCTGCAGCGCGGCCAGGGCCTTGGGGTCGTAGGCGGTGCGGATGACGGCTGCGATCTCCCGCGCGTTCAGCCAGCCGTTCACGGTCAGACCGGCGGTGCGGGCGGCCTGGGTGAGGGAGGAGGTGGCCTGGCCGAGGACGGTGAAGGCTCCGGGCAGCCCGCCGCCGGCCTGGCTGATCAGGCGCTTGGCGGCCTTCAAGTCGAGGGAGATGGCCAGGTACGTTTCGTGCGGGGCGGCGGCCGGGCCGGCGGAGGCGACGAGATCGCTGTAGATCTGGCCGGCGAGCTGGGTGCCGGGCCGGCCGTGGGTGTTCCAGTGCCGGGTCAGGGTGTCGCCGGAGTCGGGGACGGTCCGCTCCAGGACCTGGACGGTGGCGACGTGCCCGGTGCGCGCGATCCCGGCCAGGGCCCGCCCCCACGCCTGGACGTGAGAGTTCTGGGTGGCGGGGTCCAGCAGGGCGAAGGCGCGGCTGGTCACCCGGGCGACCGCGGTGAGGGTCTGCTGGTGGGGATCGTGCAGAGCCGCTGCCTGGCCGTCGGCCGGGGTGACCACCTTGATCGAAGCGGCTGTTCCCGGCAGGTGAAGGGTTCCTTCGGCGCGGGGGCGGGACACCGGGCGGGCGAGCCACAGGGTCTGCCCGGTGCGGCGGCGCTGCGCGTAGCGGGCGACGATCGGCGCCCAGTCGATCAGGGACCGGCCCCGGCGGCGGACGGCGACGAGGGCGGCGACCGCCGCCCACAGCGGGGTGAGGATCAGGGCGCCGGGCAGGCCGGTGGTCACGACGGTGACCAGGAGCAGCGCGAGCGCTGCGGAGGTGAGGACGAGCTGGGGCAGCGAGAGGCCGAGCAGGATCCCGCGGCGGGACCTGGTCGGGAACTTCACCGTCATCGGGGTGATCGTGAGGTCAGACAAGGCAAGGGCTTTCCGAAGGAGGCGGCCCCCGGGACGGGACACAGCGTTCGTGTCCCGCCCCGGGAACCAGGGGAGTGTCGGGTGTCAGGAACCGGCGGGGGACTGCGGCGTCGTGAACGGGCTGCCGCCCGTGCCGGACTCGGAGCCCTGCGCGGCACCGACGACGCCGGCGCTCGGAGGCGCTCCGTCCTGCGTGCTGCGCGGTGTGGCACCCGCGGGAGGTCCGCCGGGGGCGCTGTTGCCGGCCCCGACGGAGTTGCCCGAGTCCTGGGCCACCGGGTTGGTCGGCATGGAGCTGACTGCCTCGTTCAGGCCGCTCTGGACCTTGTCCATGGCCGGTGATGCTCCGGTGCCGCCACCGCTTCCGGAGGGGCTGGAGGCGATGTCACCGGGGAAGGCGCCGGATCCTGCGGCCGGGCCCTGCGGCGATGCAGCTCCGGCCCCGGCGGCGGCGCCGCCGGTTCCCGCGGTGGCTGCTGCGGCTGCCGCCTTGCGGGTCGCGTTCTCGGCGTGCTGCTTGGCGAGCTGGGCACCAGCCCCGCCGGAGCGGTGCAGGGTCTCACCGTCGGTGGACTCCGCCGCCCAGTGCACGAACTTGAAGGTCGCGTAGGGGCAGAGCATCACCAAGAGCATGATGACGATGCCGGCCATGACGTCGGCGAGCGCGGCGATCCCGCCGTCCGCGTCGGTCTTGCCCATGGCGGAGATGCCGAGGAGGAAGACCACGGTCATCAACAGCTTGGAGACGATCAGGGTGGCGGTCGCCTCAATCCAGCCCCGCCGCCAGCGGCGGGCAGCCTCCCATCCGCCGCCCGCTCCGGCGAAGACCGCCAGGGTCACGAGCACGAGGATGCCGACCTTGCGGACCATCATGACGCACCAGTACATGACGGCGCCGACGGCGGCGCCGAGGGCTGCGAGGGCGGCCACCAGCCAGCCCAGCGGGGAGATCGCCGCGATCTGCGAGACCTTCACCATGCGGCGGACAGCATCGTCGATCGAGGTGCCGGCTGCCGCGAACAGCGAGTCGGACAGGGCGTCGACGACTTCGATCGCGACGGTGGTCAGGGCGATGGCGGCGAAGCAGAAGATCACGCCGCCGGCGGTGCCGGTGAACGCCTGGCCGAGTGCCTGTCCGTCGCGCTTCATCGCGGCCCGGACAAGCTGGGCGCAGAAGGTGGCGACGAGGATGGTCAGCCCGATCGGCAGCAGCATCTCGTAGTTGTCGCGGAACCATCCGGCGCCGAGGTCGATCTTGGTGGTGGTGTTGACGGCCTCGGCGGCCAGGTCGGCTGCTGCGGCGGCGAGTTCGCCGCAGGATTTGGCGATCCAGTTGCCGATGCCTTCGGTGATCGCCTTGCCCGGGTCGGAGACGAAGTCGATCGCGTCGGCCGCGTCGCAGAGCTTGCCCGCGACCGGAAGAGCGCAGAAGTCCACGACGGACTCCTCCTATCTGTTGCGGGTCAGGGGGCGGTGTTCGGCGCGATGGCGACCAGGGCGCAGTCGGCGCTAGGCCGGCACTGCACGGCGAGGGTGACCGAGCGGTCCTCGGCGCCGCCTCCGCCGTCCTTCCAGGCGATGGCCTGCTTGCCGGTGACGGTGACGGCGTAGATGTACGCCTCGGTCAGGGCGGCCGGGTTCTCGGCCAGGGCCTGCTTGAACGCCGAGGGGAAGACGGACTGGCTGACCGTCGCGGTGGCGTGCTGGCCATGGTCGTGCATCCGTGACCACAGCAGCGGGTCGGGTACCTGGGCCTGGATGGAGGTCCAGTCGGTGTACTTCGTCTCGGTCGTCATCCAGGCGTGCATGCCGGCGAGCTGCTGGTCGCGGGTGGTGGCCCGGGTGTCGTAGGACCAGAGCATCACCGCCGCGGCGCGGCCGTAGGCGAGGGGATCGGACAGGCGCGGCGGCGGGGAGACGGTACCCGTCGCAGCCTCCGCGACGGGTACGGGCGTGCCCGGACGGGCGGTCGGATTGCTGACGGACGGCTTGCCGGAGGGTGCCTTGCCTCGGCCGCCGCCGGTCGTGAGGTAGGCGGCAAAGCCGGCGCCGGCCAGGAGCAGGGCCAGGACCGCGGCGAGGACGGCGACGCGTCGGCCGGTGGACCAGTGGGCGGTGGCGGCGCGGACGCGTGGGCGGGAGCGCTTGCCCATCAGCGGACCTGCGTGCCGAGCGTGGAGAAGAACGCGATGATCCCGTTGGCGGCACCGAGACCGAGCGCGGCGCCCGCGGACACGAGGGCGCCCTTCTTCCCGTTGGCCTCGGCCTGGTGGCCACCGGTGTGGTGGCCCCAGGCCCACACGCCGAGGGAGACGGCGAGGGCGCCGACGACGGCGATGATCGCGGCCATGTTGATGGAGCTGACGACGTTGCGCAGCAGGTCCAGGCCCGGCAGGAAGCCGCCCTTCGGGGAGACGCCGGGGTCGTAGGCCAGGATCGTGACGCGGTCGGCTATCTGCTGGAGGTGAGCGAGGGTGGGGATGGTCGAACTCCTTGCGAGCGCAGGACAGATGGCCCAGCGGGAAAGAGGAAGAGGGGAAGGCACGCGGCGGCATGCGGCTCGCGGCGGCCGGGGGAAGCGGCCCGTGGCCCGGGAAGCGGGCGGGGAGCGCTAGGAGCTGAGGGCGGGGATGCGGCGGACGGCGAGGATCTGCCAGTCGGCGACCTTCTCGATCCGCACGGGGCGCCCGGTGCGCGGCGCGTTGATCACGAGACCCGCGCCCATGTACATCCCGACGTGCTCGGGAACGGCGGCGGTGCCGCGGGTGAAGAGCAGGTCACCGGGCTTGAGCGCGGTGACCGGGACCGGGACGCCCTCCTTGACCTGGGTGTACGTGGTGCGGGTGAGGGTGACGCCGGCCTTCGAGTAGGCGACCTGCATCAGGGAGCTGCAGTCGCAGCGGCCCATCGGATCCGGTCCGTGGGAGTCCTTGCAGGTACCGCCCCACTGGTACGGGGTGCCGAGCTGGTGCATCGCCCAGTCGATCGCCGTGCGGGCCTTCGGGGAGGCGTCTGCGGGAATCTTGTAGCCCGCGGGGACGGTGCCCTGGGGGATCTCGCCCCACTGCGTTCCGTCCTCACCGGGTCGGCAGCCGCCGCCCGCCGGGCCGCCCGGAGCCCCGGTTTCGCCTCCGCCCTGAGGGAGGGTCTTGACGATCGCCTCCTGCAGAGCACGGGCGAGCGACTCCCACTGGGCGTACGCGTCGGGATAGCCGGATATCTGGACGGCCTGGGCGGCCTGGGTGATCGTCATCTGCTGCCAGCCCGCGACCTTGAGGAGTCCCTCGTAGAAGCGGGTGGAGGCGTGGACGGGGTCGAGGATCTCTTCGGCGGTGCCCCAGCCCATGCTGGGCCGCTGCTGGAACAGGCCCAGGCTGTCGCGGTCGCCGTAGCGGAGGTTGCGCAGGCGGGATTCCTGTATCGCGGTCGCGAGGGCGACGACTTGGCCGCGCTCGGGGACCTTCATGGCGATCCCGGTGGCGATGATCGTCTTGGCGTGAGGGATCTGCTCGGCGGGTAGCTCCAGGCCCTTGATCTGGATGCCGGGGGTGGCGCCGGAGCCGCCGAGGATGCCTGCGACCTGCTGGGCGACGGCGTTGGCGTCGACCGAGTTGTCGACGCCGCACTGCGTGGCGCGGGAAGCGGAGCTGCTGGCGGCAGCCGCTGTGGCGGCTGCGCCGGCCAGGAGGAGCGGAGAGAGGACGACGACGCCGACGGCTGCGGCTATGCCCTTCAATCCGCTGAGCCTCCCGAGGGGGCGAGGGTTCTACGCAGGGTTGAAGGCAGGGGAGGGTACGGCTGTGTCACGAGTGGTCCTTGGGGTGAAGTCCGGCCGCGCTGGTCCGAGGTGAGAAGGGCGCGAGGGCCGGGATGAGGTGATCGGAGAGCCTGGGAGGAGTGGCCGCGGGGCGAGTTGCCTCTCGCCGGTCGGGCGTCCTCGGGGGCGTCGGGAGCGGGGTCAGGACAAGGCTGTGCCTCCAGAAGGGCAGGGGGAGGGGTGGCCGTTCGGCAGCTGGGGCCGGGCGGTGGTCAGACTGTAGGTGCCGATTCCCGGTTGACCTAATTTCTCGCCTCGCAGGGGTCAACCGGGAATCGTGTCCTACAGTGTGGCTTCCCCCGCTTGCCCGCCGCTCTCCTTCGGCATGCCGGCCTTCCGTGCCTGTATTCGCCGCCGCGGCGCCCGCATTCAGTGCGAGGCGGGATTCCCACTCTCTTTCGTGACCCGAATCGGGGTACCCCTTTGCCTTTTTCCCTTCACCACGGCGACGCGCTCGGCGTCCTGGCCGGCCTTCCGGACGACTGCGTGGACGCGGTCATCACCGACCCGCCGTACAACTCCGGCGGGCGGACCGCGAAGGAGCGCACCTCCCGTACCGCCCGACAGAAGTACACCTCCGCCGACGCCGGCCATGAGCTGGCCGACTTCCCCGGCGAGAACATGGACCAAAGGAGCTACGGCTTCTGGCTGACGCAAATCATGACCGAGGCACACCGGCTGACCAAGCCCGGCGGTGCGGCGCTCCTGTTCACCGACTGGCGGCAGCTGCCGGTCACCACCGACGCGATCCAGGCGGCCGGATGGCTGTGGCGCGGCGTCCTGGCCTGGCACAAGCCGCAGGCCCGCCCGCAGAAGGGCAGGTTCACGCAGAACTGCGAGTTCATCGTGTGGGCGTCGAACGGTGCGATCGACGGCTCCCGCAACCCCGTCTACCTGCCCGGCCTCTACTCTGCGTCGCAGCCGTCGGGCAAGGTCCGGCAGCACATCACGCAGAAGCCGGTCGAGGTGATGCGCGAGCTGGTGAAGATCTCCCCGCCCGGCGGCACCGTCCTTGACTTCACCTGCGGCTCCGGCTCCACCGGCGTGGCCGCTCTCCTGGAGGGCCGCGACTTCATCGGCGTCGAGAAGACCCGGCACTACGCCGAGATCGCCTCCGACCGCCTCACCGAAACGCTCCACCACACCGTCGGGCAGGACGACCTCACCCTGACGGCCTGACCCGGATGCGCGCAACCGCGAGTTACTGGCGGTTCGTTATCCGCGCCTGCGCGCATTCGGGCCCTGCCGTCCCATCACCCGTTCTTGATTTTCCGGCTGCCGCGTGCGCCGGAGGAGGAGATTTCCTTGGAGCCTGACCCTCTGGAGGAATTCGGCGCCGCCGGGGAATTCGACCCGGTGCGCCTTCCGGAAGGCGACCTGGACAGCATCCAGGCCACCGTCCGCAAGCTGCTCGACCGCTCCGCCGAGCAGGCGCGGCAGCTCGACCACCTCGCCGCCGCACCGGGACCGGCGTCGCTGCCCGGCTTCGGCCTGCCGCCGATGCCGTCCGCGGCGATGATGCCGCCGGAGCCGCGTCCGATTCTGGAGCTGGACGGCGAGGAGTACGAGAGCGAGCTGGACCTGCTCACCGACTGGGTGGAGGACTTCCTCATGCCCACCTACGGGAGCGAGGTCACGACCGCCTCCCCATGGTGCGACCAGTGGCAGGAACACCTCGACGTCGTCGCCTGGCTCCACGCCCTGTGGATGGCCTACCTGCAGCACAAGGACCCCGAGGCCGGACCGGCCGGTCCCTTCGTATGGCACCGGGACTTCCTCACCCACTGCATGGCCGCCATCCGGGCCGCCGGCGGACCGCTGTCCGCCTGCCAGACCGACCCCGAGCGACCGTCGCACCGCCTCCTTCGCGGCCCTGGCCGCTCCGTGCGCGCCGTGGCCCGCGACGCTGAGACGGCGCAGGCGGAGGAGTGATCGCCGAGGGCCGGCCGCCCGCCTTCGGCCTCACCTTCGACCCTCGCGCCCTCACCGACCTGCTCCAGGCCCCCAGCCACATCCGCGACCTGTCGCTCGCGCTGCTCCAGGAGGTCGTCAACGCCGACCGGCACGGGGGCAAGCTCACGGCCGAACTCGCCGGACTGCGCAAGCTCTACGTCGACCGCCAGGCCGCCTGGCGGATCGTCTACGCGCTGCGGCCGGCCCCGTCGGCCTCGGCCTACCCCATGGAGATCCACGTCGTGGCCGTCCGCCCCCGGGCCAACCACGACATCTACGACACCGTGGCCCGGCGCCTCGGCATCGACCACCGTCCGGTCGGCGCCCGCGCGCACGCCGCACGCACCCGCTCACCCCAGATCGACGCCTACCGCGAGATCCCGAAGCCCGGCCCACCCCCCGGCCTTCCCCGCTCCGCCCAGCCCACCGTCCTCACCACGAAAGCCGTACGTTGACAGCCTTCCCGAACTTCCTTGGCCACTTCGGCGAGAACCTCCTTGAGCTCCCGGCCGAGCCGGAGAACCCCCACCACCGCGCGCTGCTGGAGACCTACATCGAGGTCCAGCAGCTGGAGCGCCGCCTGCTGGAGACCCTGACCAATCCGCACCCGGACATCACGCCGGACGGCTTCCACGCCTGCACCGAGATCCTCATCGACCGCATTGCCGCCGGTCAGGAACTTGCCGTCCTGCTGTCCGCCCCCTGCTGCTGCGCTCCCGCAGAGGAGTCCTCCTGCGAGAAGGACCCCGACAGCTGCTCCCCGGACTGCTACGAAGCCGTCGACCACGCCGGCGACGAGGACGCTGCGGGGCGGCGTGGCTGCCGACGGCAGTGACCGGGGCCGCGCGAACGTGCCCCGGTCCACGACGACGCCCGTCCGCAAGGCGCTGACGTCCCTAGACCACCGCGTCGAGCTTGCCGTCGGCTACACCGTCGACCGGCTCTGGCGCGACCACGACCGCGGCCTGCTCGACGAGCAGACCGAGAGCATCGCCGCCGCCCACCGATCCCTGTCCAGCGCCGAGCAGTCCGTCACCTTCTACCGAGTGCTCCTCCAGCGCCTCGCCAGCGGCGAGTACCCCGTGGACTCCGCACTCTTCGACCGCATCGGCCGCACGGTCAAGCAGCTCCAGGAGGCGGTGCACATCCGCGGCGTTCGCGAGACGGAGCTGTCCGACGTCCTCGAGCCCATCGAAGCAAACGCCGCCCGCACACCGGCCGGCCACGCCGACCTGAAAGCCCACGACATCGCCCTGCTCCTGGCGATCGGCCAGGGCGCCAAGCTCCGCGAGCACCTGCTCACCCAGCGGCTCTCCGTCGTGACCGCCTCCGGCACCAGGATCGGCCAGCATGACTTCGCCCGGCTGGAGACAGCCGGGCTCGTCGACCGCGACACCAGCCACCCGCTGCACGCCGGACAGCCGGTCGCCCTCACCGACGCAGGCCGCGCCGCGCTGGCCGCTCGTCCTTCCAGCCGTGTCACGAGCCGCCCCGCGCCACGCCCCGGTGCCTGGCCCGACGCCGCCACCCGCACGCGCTGAACCGAAGTCCCAGGAAACCCTTGTCCTCTTCCGCCTACGAACCCGCCTTTCGCCTTCAGGGCTACCGACCGGCCTCAGCAGCGGTGGAGCGGGAGTTCGGCGACCGCATCGCCCTGAGCGAGACCGACCTGACCACGCTGGCTCAGCACCACACCCCCGACGGCCGGCAGAGCTTCTTCGTCTTCCACGACACCTCCGCCATGTACGGGCTGCCCGGCGAACCACAGCTCCTCGCCCTGCACCTCACCCGCGACACCGAGGCACGGACCTTCACCTTCGCCAGCGCACGCCTCCCGCTGTACGCACTCGCGCAGTCCTGGCTCATCCAGCGCCACTGCCCGGCCTCCGCCATCAGCCGGTCCGATGACATCGGCACCAGCCCCGCCGACACGATGACCACCGGGCTGGAGCAGCGCTTCCGCGACCACGGCAACCAGTTCTCGATCGTGATGAGTTACACCGGCGAGGGATACCCGACCCAGGAGACCGTCGTCCTCCTGGAAGCCGCGGACCGCACAGGGCCGCAGCCCTACCGGCTCCTGCTGGAAACCACCGACCTGCGGGCCCACACCCACCAGCTGCGCGAGGGCGCCTTCGGCACCGCGGACGCGGCGCTCGCCTGGCTGGACGACCGCAGCACGCCGCTGCCCAGGCCCCGGGCCACCACCTCCCCGCGGTCCCCGGCGAAGCCCGCCGGCCCGACGGCTGCCCCGGGCCGGAAGCGGTGACCACCCGGCGAGAGCGGCGAAAGGTACCAGCAAATCGCCGGTTAGGTGAACCGGGGATTCTCCGGATCCTAGAGATCACCCGCCCGGAGCGACAGCTTCCGGACCTTTCCCCCTGTCCGTGTCAAGGAGAGGAGTCTGCCCGTGACCGACGAACCCGACGATGTCCTGCGCGCCGTCGCCCGCGAGATCGAGGACCGCTTCGGCGTCCCCGTGGACGAACTGCGCGAGGCCGTGGCCGCCGCCCGCGGCACCATCTCGTTCCTGCCCAGCGCGGTCGTCCGCTGGTACGACGACCTCGAGGAGGCCCAGCGCCTGCTCACCTCGGCCGAGGACGAGCTGCTCGGCGCTCTGCAGTCCGCCCCCGCCGGCGAGCTGGACGAACAGGTCATGACGCTCGCGCAGCGCGTCGACACCGCGCTGACCATCCGCGACGGCCGGGCGCTGACCGTGCGCCACCTCCTGGAGGACTACCCCCGGCCCGAGCAGCCGGCCACCAGCCGTGCCGCCCGGAGAACCGGACCCGTACTCACCACCACTCCGGTCCCGCAGCCCGTCCCCGTATCCGCAAGGACCCGCCGATGAGCACCACCATCAAGCCGAGCAGCCGGGACGAGCGCTTCGCCGAGGTCTTCGGGGCCCCGCTCGACCAGCTCCTCGCCGCCCCCAAACACACCCGGCACCTGCGCGAAGCCCTGGAACTGCGAGCGTTCCTCGCCGTGGCCGAGCAGCACGTGGCCCGGATCCGCGACCGCGTCCACGACCGCAGCGCTCCGGACCGCCCGATGGACGAACTGTCCGAGGACGACCTGCGCATGGACGCCCAGTGGATGGAGGCCGCACTCCAGGCCCGACGCGGCTACCTGACGGTCCTCGACAAGGTCCTGCGATCCGAACCACCGCCGGAGCACCAACGCACAGTGACGTTCAGCCAGCCGACGATCACTGCCCGAGCTGTACCTGCGGAACAGGCACCGGTCCCACGGACGAAGGGACGTTGATTGCCCCACCCCGTAGCCGACCAACTCGCCGAGCGGATCGAATCGCTCTACGGCAGGCCCCGGGCCGAGCTCGCCGCCATCGCCACCACCGACCGGCCGAACATGCTCGTCACGCTCCTCGACGCACTGACCACCGTCGAACTGGCAGAGAAGAACATTCAGTTCCAGCGCGAACGGCTTCTCCAGCTCGCCGACCAGGGCCGTGACATCGGCCCCGCCACCCCCGGCCACCTCCTCGACTGCAGCCGCCGGATCGCCGAATCGGTCGCCACCCGCGACAGCCAGGCCCGCTTCGCCTCCGCCGTGATCCAGAGCCTCTACCGCGCCCCGGTCCCCGCCGCCACGCCCGTCGCCCAGAAGCCTGCCCCGGCCGCGACGACCGCGCGAACCCGCTGAACACCCCACCACCACGCCTCAGGAGTACCTCCATGCCCGCATCCGGCCTGCCCGCCCCCGCACCCCGTGACATCGACCTGGTGGTCCAGGCCCTGGAGGCGATCTCGCCGAGGTGGAACGCCTGGGTGCTGATGAGCCTCACAGAGCCCGCCCGCTACTCCGACCTCAAGGCACGGATGCCGTGGATGGCCGACGGCCAGCTCCACCCGAAGGTCCGCGAACTGCAGGCCGTCGGCCTGGTGCGGCGCACCGAGCACACCCGCCGCCACGTCATCTACACGCTCACCGACCGGGGTGCCGCTCTGCTGCCCGTGCTCGACCATTTCGCCGCGTGGGGGAGCAAGCACCTGGAGCGGCCGACCGTGAAGGACCCCGTCACCAAGAAGAACACGACCCGTCCGGCGGCCAAGGGCGAGGAGATTGAGGACGCCCTCCACCTGATCTCGCGACGGCACGCCACCACGATTCTGTGGGCGCTCCGCGACCGCGGCGCCACCACCGGCGCGGCCCTCGCCTCTTCCGTACTCGTCGACGCTCACCCCACGGCCGTCTACCACCCGCTCAAGCATCTGTCGGACAAGCGCCTCGTGACGCGGGACCACGAAGGGAAGTTCGTGCTCACCGCCGCCGGCCGGGGCCTGACCCCCGCCTACGAGGCGCTCACCGCCTGGGCAACCTGCCAGCCCACCGCCCGCCGTGCCCCGGCCCGGCCGCCGGCGGTGCCGACCCAGCACACCTCGCAGACAGTGGTGGCCGGCGCCGTGCTGAGGACGGCCCCTGCCGTGGCCTCGTGGAAGTCGGGCGATCTCTTCTCCCACCCGCCGGTCGCCCGCCCGGTCAAGGCAATGGTGCCTCCGGCGGGAGGCATACGCCGGTGAGCGAGGCCGCCGAGCCGCGGCCGGTGGTGGCCCTAGGGACGAAGACCGTCCGCGACGCCCTTGCCGCCCGCGGCCTCGTCCTCCGCTCCCACCAGCCCGGCACCGCCCTCGCCACCGTCGCTGACCTGATCCGCGAGACCGCGGACAACGTCGATG
This sequence is a window from Streptomyces sp. NBC_00691. Protein-coding genes within it:
- a CDS encoding SCO6881 family protein, producing MDFCALPVAGKLCDAADAIDFVSDPGKAITEGIGNWIAKSCGELAAAAADLAAEAVNTTTKIDLGAGWFRDNYEMLLPIGLTILVATFCAQLVRAAMKRDGQALGQAFTGTAGGVIFCFAAIALTTVAIEVVDALSDSLFAAAGTSIDDAVRRMVKVSQIAAISPLGWLVAALAALGAAVGAVMYWCVMMVRKVGILVLVTLAVFAGAGGGWEAARRWRRGWIEATATLIVSKLLMTVVFLLGISAMGKTDADGGIAALADVMAGIVIMLLVMLCPYATFKFVHWAAESTDGETLHRSGGAGAQLAKQHAENATRKAAAAAATAGTGGAAAGAGAASPQGPAAGSGAFPGDIASSPSGSGGGTGASPAMDKVQSGLNEAVSSMPTNPVAQDSGNSVGAGNSAPGGPPAGATPRSTQDGAPPSAGVVGAAQGSESGTGGSPFTTPQSPAGS
- a CDS encoding DUF4913 domain-containing protein; this translates as MEPDPLEEFGAAGEFDPVRLPEGDLDSIQATVRKLLDRSAEQARQLDHLAAAPGPASLPGFGLPPMPSAAMMPPEPRPILELDGEEYESELDLLTDWVEDFLMPTYGSEVTTASPWCDQWQEHLDVVAWLHALWMAYLQHKDPEAGPAGPFVWHRDFLTHCMAAIRAAGGPLSACQTDPERPSHRLLRGPGRSVRAVARDAETAQAEE
- a CDS encoding DNA-methyltransferase, which codes for MPFSLHHGDALGVLAGLPDDCVDAVITDPPYNSGGRTAKERTSRTARQKYTSADAGHELADFPGENMDQRSYGFWLTQIMTEAHRLTKPGGAALLFTDWRQLPVTTDAIQAAGWLWRGVLAWHKPQARPQKGRFTQNCEFIVWASNGAIDGSRNPVYLPGLYSASQPSGKVRQHITQKPVEVMRELVKISPPGGTVLDFTCGSGSTGVAALLEGRDFIGVEKTRHYAEIASDRLTETLHHTVGQDDLTLTA
- a CDS encoding winged helix-turn-helix transcriptional regulator, whose translation is MPASGLPAPAPRDIDLVVQALEAISPRWNAWVLMSLTEPARYSDLKARMPWMADGQLHPKVRELQAVGLVRRTEHTRRHVIYTLTDRGAALLPVLDHFAAWGSKHLERPTVKDPVTKKNTTRPAAKGEEIEDALHLISRRHATTILWALRDRGATTGAALASSVLVDAHPTAVYHPLKHLSDKRLVTRDHEGKFVLTAAGRGLTPAYEALTAWATCQPTARRAPARPPAVPTQHTSQTVVAGAVLRTAPAVASWKSGDLFSHPPVARPVKAMVPPAGGIRR
- a CDS encoding DUF6112 family protein, coding for MADRVTILAYDPGVSPKGGFLPGLDLLRNVVSSINMAAIIAVVGALAVSLGVWAWGHHTGGHQAEANGKKGALVSAGAALGLGAANGIIAFFSTLGTQVR
- a CDS encoding SCO6880 family protein, translated to MTVKFPTRSRRGILLGLSLPQLVLTSAALALLLVTVVTTGLPGALILTPLWAAVAALVAVRRRGRSLIDWAPIVARYAQRRRTGQTLWLARPVSRPRAEGTLHLPGTAASIKVVTPADGQAAALHDPHQQTLTAVARVTSRAFALLDPATQNSHVQAWGRALAGIARTGHVATVQVLERTVPDSGDTLTRHWNTHGRPGTQLAGQIYSDLVASAGPAAAPHETYLAISLDLKAAKRLISQAGGGLPGAFTVLGQATSSLTQAARTAGLTVNGWLNAREIAAVIRTAYDPKALAALQQWSDTGRAEADPAAAGPVVQVEEPDRLITDTARHTTYWVENWPRTEVLAGFLHQLLFTAGVRRSFSLIYVPQGFESAIRDVQRTKATIIADANERARRGQVDSEADVVEYGDVKERERQLIAGHADVAMTGLLTVSADTDQALDAACAQIETAAVTAQVDLRRLDYQQPDAFALAALPLARTAQEK
- a CDS encoding type II toxin-antitoxin system RelE family toxin, producing MIAEGRPPAFGLTFDPRALTDLLQAPSHIRDLSLALLQEVVNADRHGGKLTAELAGLRKLYVDRQAAWRIVYALRPAPSASAYPMEIHVVAVRPRANHDIYDTVARRLGIDHRPVGARAHAARTRSPQIDAYREIPKPGPPPGLPRSAQPTVLTTKAVR
- a CDS encoding C40 family peptidase; amino-acid sequence: MKGIAAAVGVVVLSPLLLAGAAATAAAASSSASRATQCGVDNSVDANAVAQQVAGILGGSGATPGIQIKGLELPAEQIPHAKTIIATGIAMKVPERGQVVALATAIQESRLRNLRYGDRDSLGLFQQRPSMGWGTAEEILDPVHASTRFYEGLLKVAGWQQMTITQAAQAVQISGYPDAYAQWESLARALQEAIVKTLPQGGGETGAPGGPAGGGCRPGEDGTQWGEIPQGTVPAGYKIPADASPKARTAIDWAMHQLGTPYQWGGTCKDSHGPDPMGRCDCSSLMQVAYSKAGVTLTRTTYTQVKEGVPVPVTALKPGDLLFTRGTAAVPEHVGMYMGAGLVINAPRTGRPVRIEKVADWQILAVRRIPALSS